A part of Helicobacter fennelliae genomic DNA contains:
- the secF gene encoding protein translocase subunit SecF: protein MEIFKQVKIIDFVKYSKYALIVSCVLMIGSFALFVKPGFSLGIDFAGGSVMQIKYPEQAPIDDIRKILESQFKGILVSEFGSKEEVLLKIPFIAEIQNDTLSQMIVKDLAPTGEFEVRKFDSVGSKVGNELRQKGIMSLILAFLAMMVYVSFRYEWRFALAGILALVHDVVIAAACVIIFGIDLNLEVLAALLTLIGYCINNTIIIFDRIREKMLTDKTNDIALVMNEAVSNTLSRTLLTTLTVFFVVLTLYIFGGEIIVGFSLPMVVGVLCGVYTSTLVAPQLAILFRFDIQKYHHKEMLKEKRAQERKKIRQQYEGGRV, encoded by the coding sequence GTGGAAATTTTTAAACAAGTGAAAATTATTGATTTTGTGAAATATTCAAAATATGCTTTGATAGTAAGCTGTGTTTTGATGATTGGCTCTTTTGCTTTATTTGTAAAGCCGGGCTTTTCTTTGGGGATTGATTTTGCTGGGGGAAGCGTTATGCAGATCAAATACCCAGAACAAGCGCCTATTGATGATATACGAAAGATTCTAGAATCTCAATTTAAGGGGATTTTAGTCAGCGAATTTGGCTCAAAAGAAGAGGTGCTCCTTAAGATTCCATTTATCGCAGAAATCCAAAACGATACACTCTCACAAATGATTGTCAAAGATCTTGCCCCAACGGGTGAATTTGAAGTGCGTAAATTTGATAGTGTCGGCTCAAAAGTAGGAAATGAACTGCGCCAAAAAGGCATTATGTCTTTGATTCTGGCATTTTTGGCAATGATGGTGTATGTGAGTTTTCGTTATGAATGGCGATTTGCGTTGGCGGGGATTTTGGCATTGGTGCATGATGTTGTGATTGCTGCGGCGTGTGTGATTATTTTTGGGATTGATTTAAATCTTGAAGTGCTTGCTGCTCTTTTGACATTGATTGGGTATTGTATCAATAATACGATTATTATTTTTGACAGAATCCGAGAAAAAATGCTTACAGACAAAACAAATGATATAGCCTTAGTGATGAATGAAGCCGTATCAAATACACTCTCGCGAACACTTCTTACAACTCTAACGGTGTTTTTTGTTGTTTTGACTTTGTATATTTTTGGCGGGGAGATTATCGTTGGATTCTCGTTGCCAATGGTTGTTGGCGTTCTTTGTGGGGTTTATACTTCAACCCTTGTCGCCCCACAATTAGCGATTTTGTTTAGGTTTGATATTCAAAAATACCACCACAAAGAAATGCTTAAAGAAAAGCGCGCACAAGAGCGCAAAAAAATTAGACAGCAATATGAGGGTGGCAGAGTATAG
- the nhaA gene encoding Na+/H+ antiporter NhaA — MHSEAFGGVFLCFTAVLAMIIANSPFKEQYFAFWQLKLGFEIQDLQTIFGFQIGDNGFIGFSIKEWISDVLMALFFLMVGLEIKREILFGELATFKKAIFPALAAIGGMIVPGLIYYCLNYNTPSAHGFGIPMATDIAFALGVIMLLKSRVPMALKVFLVTLAVVDDLGAIVVIALFYTSSLHYVWFLVAILLIVVLIVMNKMGVKILFPYLLVGIVLWFAIHHSGIHATIAAVILAFCIPTAPKTKFEDFAPLVGNMTKSFVQNNDTTQKFLNDSQVRALRDIQTELATVQSPLGRLQRTLHPWSAYFIMPLFGFANAGVSISGDITFNIDHIFLGIALGLIVGKPLGIFLTTFLCEKLGIAARPAGVSWVQILGAGMLAGIGFTMSIFVSDLAFENTANAHVAMEVSKIAILSSSLTAGIIGAFFLMLISKTKEK, encoded by the coding sequence ATGCATAGCGAGGCGTTTGGTGGGGTGTTTTTGTGCTTTACGGCTGTGCTTGCGATGATTATTGCAAATTCGCCATTTAAAGAGCAGTATTTTGCGTTTTGGCAGCTTAAGCTTGGATTTGAGATTCAGGATTTGCAGACGATTTTTGGGTTTCAAATCGGCGATAATGGATTTATCGGATTTAGCATCAAAGAATGGATTAGCGATGTGCTTATGGCATTGTTTTTTTTGATGGTTGGGTTAGAGATTAAGCGAGAGATTTTGTTTGGTGAGTTAGCGACTTTCAAAAAAGCTATTTTTCCAGCCCTTGCTGCGATTGGCGGAATGATTGTGCCCGGACTAATTTATTATTGTCTCAATTACAATACCCCATCAGCGCATGGATTTGGGATACCAATGGCGACAGATATTGCTTTTGCGCTTGGTGTGATTATGCTACTTAAATCCAGAGTGCCTATGGCATTGAAGGTATTTTTGGTTACTTTGGCGGTGGTTGATGATTTGGGGGCGATTGTTGTTATCGCGCTTTTTTATACTTCAAGCTTGCATTATGTGTGGTTTTTGGTGGCTATATTATTGATAGTTGTGCTGATTGTGATGAATAAAATGGGTGTGAAAATTTTGTTTCCTTATTTGTTGGTTGGGATTGTGCTTTGGTTTGCGATTCACCATAGCGGAATCCACGCGACCATAGCAGCAGTGATTTTGGCATTTTGTATTCCGACTGCACCAAAGACAAAATTTGAGGATTTCGCGCCTTTGGTGGGAAATATGACTAAAAGCTTTGTGCAAAACAACGACACAACGCAAAAATTTTTAAATGATTCTCAAGTGCGAGCTTTGAGAGATATTCAAACAGAGCTTGCGACCGTTCAAAGCCCATTAGGCAGGCTTCAAAGGACATTGCACCCTTGGAGTGCGTATTTTATTATGCCTTTGTTTGGATTTGCAAATGCTGGGGTAAGCATTAGTGGTGATATAACATTTAATATTGATCATATTTTCTTAGGCATTGCATTGGGGCTTATTGTTGGCAAGCCATTGGGGATATTTTTGACGACATTTTTATGTGAAAAGCTAGGGATTGCTGCGCGACCTGCTGGTGTATCGTGGGTGCAGATTCTGGGGGCTGGAATGCTAGCGGGCATTGGATTTACGATGTCTATATTTGTATCTGATTTGGCGTTTGAAAACACTGCCAACGCGCATGTGGCTATGGAAGTCTCAAAAATTGCTATTTTGAGTAGTTCGCTTACAGCAGGCATCATTGGCGCGTTTTTTTTAATGCTGATTTCAAAAACTAAAGAAAAATAA
- the yajC gene encoding preprotein translocase subunit YajC translates to MEKEGSLIVSLLPLVVLFAVFYFFLIRPQRVQAKKHKEMLESLKKGDKIVSQGGFICEILKVEDGFFSVRLSDESTAKLSKEYVAYKVDPTNTESKQ, encoded by the coding sequence ATGGAAAAAGAAGGTAGTCTTATAGTTTCGTTATTGCCATTGGTTGTGCTTTTTGCGGTGTTTTATTTTTTCTTGATTCGTCCTCAAAGGGTGCAAGCCAAAAAACACAAAGAAATGCTAGAATCTCTCAAAAAAGGCGATAAAATAGTCTCCCAAGGTGGATTTATTTGCGAGATTTTAAAGGTTGAAGATGGGTTTTTTAGTGTGAGATTAAGCGATGAAAGCACAGCGAAACTTTCAAAAGAATATGTAGCGTATAAAGTTGATCCTACAAACACAGAATCTAAACAATGA
- a CDS encoding dynamin family protein, with amino-acid sequence MISEENNPQRANNKDCVQLLQAFFATLHNVDNANYVDSSNSQIPNPTPQSATINTAQNSAPNTSDIDFTAGIATSHTIASLPPQAKAIILSTYQDNFSIYIKNPIFKAILASLTTPESNPKPHTLESLQSLQSQILLCTDINELNALKPFFLRLSASELLDSQCAQNLIDIFEQHALNKESKPQTQLNLTALDNELESIQAQIAELQIESHFLQQIKSIIQKAKDKHFSIGVTGVLSAGKSTFLNALLGEEILGTSTIPETANLTILKYDTQKYATIHFWTQQEWSELQESTNPLIQDFVKESRVIFQDELETLLQESTRQITLDAISLYTSANAKPKLCNLVKKVEIFTPLSFLQNGVEIVDTPGLDDPIIKREEITKEYVRNCDLLIHVMNASCAASQIDIDFILDALLIHNVARLLIVLTRADLLSPEELHQSLQYTKNSLTTQLHKHHNNNDIHALLKRIEFIPIAGFYALLHKTNHPQIALENGYNLEQTNITKVESYLNTMLFSPNSPKHKDILFVAYRDLARVIDSKLEALNLESQILNLTKEQTADLIQDIQEKNQALLANLEKEKQLIHTQTQEFNDYLNALQKHITAELSLQNQKLKTLILDDARYEATKKKTPTLERIKHIVTTNLTDSFVDLSRDYKYKIAKKLAQFLDSASLDSGLDSSVDSARKKNLPITNLTTNLATHNAQISQIADTLANSIHTLITQSQSKLESSLSSTIKDGFMPLSELIAQKNAQIVALFLDSLNQNLATKKQLLQENIAQTQNNLKNALEKAQNKESQKHSIAPIQNALKEIQNEISLIIKALQ; translated from the coding sequence ATGATTTCAGAAGAAAACAACCCACAGCGCGCCAATAATAAAGATTGCGTGCAATTATTGCAGGCTTTTTTTGCGACATTACATAATGTAGATAATGCAAATTATGTAGATTCTAGCAACTCTCAAATACCAAATCCAACACCTCAAAGTGCTACCATAAACACCGCTCAAAATAGCGCACCAAACACTTCTGATATAGACTTTACAGCCGGCATAGCCACTTCACATACCATTGCCTCACTCCCGCCTCAAGCAAAAGCAATCATTCTCTCCACATACCAAGACAACTTCAGCATATACATAAAAAACCCAATCTTTAAAGCCATTCTTGCAAGCCTTACAACCCCAGAATCTAATCCCAAACCCCACACGCTAGAATCTTTGCAATCCCTCCAATCCCAGATTCTACTTTGCACTGATATAAATGAGCTTAACGCACTCAAGCCATTTTTTTTGCGTTTGAGCGCAAGTGAGCTTTTGGATTCTCAATGCGCGCAAAATCTTATCGATATATTTGAGCAGCACGCCCTCAACAAAGAATCCAAACCCCAAACACAACTCAATCTTACTGCGCTAGATAACGAGCTAGAATCCATACAAGCACAAATTGCAGAACTGCAAATAGAGAGCCATTTTCTACAACAAATCAAATCCATAATCCAAAAAGCCAAAGACAAGCATTTTTCAATCGGCGTTACAGGCGTGCTTAGTGCCGGAAAAAGCACATTTTTAAACGCGCTTTTGGGCGAAGAGATTTTAGGCACTTCGACAATCCCAGAAACAGCAAATCTTACAATCCTTAAATACGACACGCAAAAATACGCCACGATACATTTTTGGACGCAGCAAGAATGGAGCGAACTTCAAGAATCTACAAATCCCTTGATACAGGATTTTGTCAAAGAAAGTCGTGTGATTTTTCAAGATGAGCTTGAAACACTCCTTCAAGAATCTACACGACAAATCACTCTTGATGCAATCAGCCTTTACACCTCCGCAAATGCCAAGCCAAAGCTTTGTAATCTTGTCAAAAAAGTTGAGATTTTTACACCGCTTTCATTTTTGCAAAATGGCGTTGAAATAGTCGATACGCCCGGACTTGATGATCCAATCATTAAGCGCGAAGAGATCACCAAAGAATATGTGCGAAATTGCGATTTGCTTATCCATGTGATGAATGCAAGCTGTGCGGCAAGCCAAATTGATATTGACTTTATTTTAGATGCACTGCTTATCCATAATGTCGCACGACTTCTTATCGTGCTAACAAGGGCGGATTTATTAAGCCCTGAGGAGCTACATCAATCCCTCCAATACACCAAAAACTCACTCACAACCCAACTTCACAAACATCACAATAACAACGATATACACGCCCTGCTTAAGCGCATTGAGTTTATACCTATTGCTGGATTTTACGCGCTTTTGCATAAGACTAACCACCCTCAAATCGCGCTTGAAAATGGCTATAATTTAGAGCAAACAAACATCACCAAAGTAGAATCTTATCTTAACACAATGCTTTTTAGCCCAAATAGCCCAAAACACAAAGATATACTTTTTGTCGCGTATAGAGATTTGGCGCGAGTGATTGATTCAAAGCTTGAAGCACTCAATCTAGAATCTCAAATCTTAAACCTCACAAAAGAGCAAACAGCCGACCTTATCCAAGATATACAAGAAAAAAACCAAGCCCTGCTTGCTAATCTTGAAAAAGAAAAGCAACTCATACACACCCAAACACAAGAATTTAACGACTATCTCAACGCTTTGCAAAAGCACATTACAGCAGAGCTATCACTCCAAAACCAAAAACTCAAAACTCTAATTCTTGATGATGCGCGCTATGAAGCGACAAAGAAAAAAACCCCAACACTTGAGCGAATCAAGCATATCGTTACAACCAATCTCACCGATAGTTTTGTGGATTTGAGTCGGGATTACAAATACAAAATCGCCAAAAAACTCGCGCAATTTTTGGATTCTGCAAGTTTGGATTCTGGTTTAGATTCTAGCGTAGATTCTGCGCGCAAAAAGAACCTACCAATAACCAATCTCACCACAAATCTTGCCACTCATAACGCTCAAATTAGCCAAATCGCAGACACTCTTGCAAACTCTATCCACACACTCATTACCCAATCCCAATCCAAACTAGAATCTAGCCTTAGCTCTACCATTAAAGACGGCTTTATGCCACTAAGTGAGCTTATCGCGCAAAAAAACGCCCAAATAGTCGCACTCTTTCTTGACTCTCTAAACCAAAATCTCGCCACAAAAAAGCAACTTTTACAAGAAAACATCGCCCAAACCCAAAATAATCTCAAAAACGCCCTTGAAAAAGCCCAAAATAAAGAGAGCCAAAAGCACTCAATCGCGCCGATACAAAACGCCCTCAAAGAAATCCAAAACGAAATATCCCTCATCATCAAGGCATTACAATGA
- a CDS encoding dynamin family protein, whose product MNPTNLTNPKNQSTQTTDNAKNRAQNAQSAQLLYADTLLEDFIKECIAHSQNPLENHINQTKYILTQTAALSQSAKHTLNELVSLIDSPIKIAVIGQFSSGKSTFLNAILGQKILPSGITPVTAKVCEICYGQTLGLEVFFANNTTTLMPLEFLNNTNKQTLAKISHFKLYAPVEILRSITFLDTPGFNSQNESDTKTTNEILKQADGIIWLSLIDNVGKNSEKEILHSHIQKYATKSICVLNQKDRLKNEDEIQTSLKYANEAFSGLFSHIVAISAKQAQDHARKAESNIQAVLDFLYTQIIPNASSYKPHRILKQLQALTLQELYMTHKYALRLQELQSYLSLQNAQIKFDLLQTHLQDEFDALFRQYDAQLENLSLKIFNALREQEIEFSIPHKSAFGLTKLHTLKQTITTLPKDEILSLLTHNENQTIRDLRKLRFQISNFGKSFECFLHQELQTFQETFHKWLFQVQKYTQDNEQPLTITLTKDYQNASQKALFALQSELETLSHLLIISYQNAIELALEKIDAKITFALKKHKENPKEFALWIPTFENIRDFINQGFHYGLYQDKLFLTNSLYKKMLFNLSAEIEIFYQHYATMLAQKLADLAQKKQNLKAHLKVLRDGRDLM is encoded by the coding sequence ATGAATCCTACGAATCTAACAAACCCCAAAAACCAAAGCACACAAACCACAGACAATGCAAAAAATAGAGCGCAAAACGCACAAAGCGCGCAACTCTTATACGCAGATACGCTCCTTGAGGACTTCATCAAAGAATGCATTGCACACTCTCAAAATCCGCTAGAAAATCACATAAACCAAACAAAATATATCCTCACCCAAACTGCCGCACTCTCACAATCTGCTAAACACACTCTAAACGAGCTTGTAAGTCTTATTGACTCACCGATAAAAATCGCTGTCATCGGGCAATTCTCAAGCGGCAAAAGCACATTTTTAAACGCGATTTTAGGGCAAAAAATCCTCCCAAGCGGAATCACACCCGTTACAGCCAAAGTGTGCGAGATTTGCTATGGGCAAACATTAGGGCTTGAAGTGTTTTTTGCAAATAACACAACTACCCTTATGCCTCTTGAATTTCTCAACAATACAAACAAACAAACCCTTGCAAAAATCTCACACTTCAAGCTTTATGCGCCAGTTGAGATTCTGCGCTCAATCACCTTCCTAGATACGCCCGGATTTAACTCCCAAAACGAATCTGATACCAAAACAACAAATGAGATTCTTAAGCAAGCTGATGGAATTATTTGGCTCTCTTTGATTGATAATGTCGGCAAAAATAGCGAAAAAGAGATTCTGCATTCGCATATACAAAAATACGCTACAAAGAGCATCTGCGTGCTTAATCAAAAAGACAGACTCAAAAATGAAGATGAAATCCAAACAAGCCTAAAATATGCCAACGAAGCATTTAGCGGGCTTTTTTCACACATCGTAGCAATCTCTGCCAAACAAGCCCAAGATCACGCACGCAAAGCAGAATCTAATATCCAAGCGGTTTTGGATTTTCTTTATACACAAATTATCCCTAATGCCTCATCTTACAAACCACACAGAATCCTAAAACAGCTCCAAGCCCTCACTTTGCAAGAATTATATATGACGCACAAATACGCCTTGCGACTCCAAGAGCTTCAATCCTATCTCTCCCTCCAAAACGCACAAATAAAATTTGATCTCTTGCAAACGCACTTGCAAGATGAATTTGACGCGCTTTTTAGGCAATATGACGCACAGCTTGAGAATCTAAGTCTTAAAATCTTTAATGCCCTAAGAGAGCAGGAAATAGAATTTAGCATTCCCCACAAAAGCGCATTTGGGCTCACCAAACTTCACACACTCAAGCAAACAATCACAACCCTGCCAAAAGATGAAATCCTAAGCCTACTCACCCACAACGAAAACCAAACCATACGCGATTTGAGAAAGCTAAGATTTCAAATCAGCAATTTTGGCAAAAGCTTTGAGTGCTTTTTACATCAAGAATTACAAACATTCCAAGAAACGTTCCACAAATGGCTTTTTCAAGTGCAAAAATATACCCAAGATAACGAACAACCGCTCACAATAACTCTCACCAAAGACTATCAAAACGCTAGCCAAAAAGCACTTTTTGCTTTGCAAAGCGAGCTTGAGACATTAAGCCATTTGCTGATTATAAGTTACCAAAATGCCATAGAACTTGCACTTGAAAAAATCGATGCCAAAATCACATTCGCGCTCAAAAAGCACAAAGAAAATCCAAAAGAGTTTGCGCTATGGATACCAACGTTTGAAAACATTAGAGACTTTATCAATCAAGGATTCCACTATGGGCTGTATCAAGACAAGCTTTTTTTAACCAATTCGCTTTACAAAAAAATGCTTTTTAATTTAAGTGCGGAAATTGAGATTTTTTATCAGCATTATGCTACAATGCTCGCTCAAAAACTCGCTGATTTGGCACAAAAAAAGCAGAATCTAAAAGCTCATCTTAAGGTTTTGCGTGATGGGCGCGATTTGATGTGA
- the secD gene encoding protein translocase subunit SecD: protein MKILNPRLIVFLIAIVFGVIFSIPSFFHTQGPKINLGLDLQGGLNLLLGVEVEEAIKSRYSSIASSIDYATNQKSILLSGLQAQDDNVQFELIDSDDTKDLLTILEGMRGVKFDSSDNHYIITMTTQEQDEVRKQAIEQAISTIRNRLDQFGLGELSVTQQGKNNILVELPGVKSMQEEERIQDLISKVAFLQMMAVDEERVARVYEMSDFEAQKYNDVILEFAKTTKEAQIAQAQGREAKILLKAVPILDGSMISDARVAYDQNNRPVVSFSLNSEGAKRFADFSGANIRKRMAIVLDGKVYSAPEIKERIGGGSGQISGSFSVEEASDLAITLRSGALSAPLSVLEKRSVGPSLGADSIKASMIALLGGFILVVCFMMMYYSMAGVIACVALIVNLLIIIAVMAIFGATLTLPGMAGIVLTVGVAVDANIIINERIRESLRAGDGITKAIHIGYVNASRAIFDSNITSLIVSVLLYAYGTGPIKGFAITTCIGILASIITAIIGTHGFYQAILPYITKSKRLYFWFGVRYVNDKNANNT, encoded by the coding sequence ATGAAAATTTTGAATCCTCGTTTAATTGTTTTTCTGATTGCGATTGTGTTTGGTGTCATCTTTTCGATACCTTCGTTTTTTCACACACAAGGTCCAAAGATTAATTTAGGGCTAGATTTGCAAGGGGGATTAAATCTCTTGCTAGGCGTAGAAGTCGAAGAAGCTATCAAAAGTCGCTACTCTTCCATAGCGTCTTCTATTGATTATGCGACAAATCAAAAATCTATCCTTTTGAGTGGATTGCAAGCACAAGATGATAATGTGCAATTTGAGCTTATAGATTCTGATGATACAAAAGATCTTCTTACCATACTTGAAGGTATGCGCGGGGTAAAATTTGACTCAAGCGATAATCACTACATCATCACAATGACCACACAAGAACAAGATGAAGTGCGTAAGCAAGCCATAGAGCAAGCTATCTCTACGATTCGCAATCGTCTTGATCAATTTGGGCTAGGCGAGCTTAGCGTAACACAACAAGGCAAAAATAATATTTTGGTTGAGTTGCCTGGTGTCAAAAGTATGCAAGAAGAAGAGAGAATCCAAGATCTCATCTCAAAAGTGGCGTTTTTGCAAATGATGGCAGTTGATGAAGAGAGAGTTGCGCGAGTGTATGAAATGAGCGATTTTGAAGCGCAAAAATACAATGATGTGATTTTGGAATTTGCCAAAACAACAAAAGAAGCGCAAATCGCCCAAGCTCAAGGCAGAGAGGCTAAGATTCTGCTTAAGGCTGTGCCGATTTTGGACGGAAGTATGATAAGCGATGCGCGTGTGGCGTATGATCAAAATAATCGTCCAGTGGTATCTTTTAGCCTGAATTCAGAGGGCGCAAAGCGATTTGCGGATTTTTCGGGAGCAAATATCCGCAAAAGAATGGCGATTGTGCTTGATGGGAAGGTGTATTCAGCACCAGAGATAAAAGAGCGCATAGGCGGTGGAAGTGGGCAAATTAGCGGAAGCTTTAGCGTGGAGGAAGCAAGCGATTTGGCTATTACATTGCGAAGCGGGGCATTATCAGCACCTTTGAGTGTGCTAGAAAAGCGCAGTGTGGGTCCAAGCCTAGGAGCAGATAGCATCAAAGCCTCTATGATCGCACTTTTGGGTGGGTTTATTTTGGTTGTGTGCTTTATGATGATGTATTATAGTATGGCTGGTGTGATTGCGTGTGTAGCGTTGATTGTGAATCTATTAATCATCATTGCGGTTATGGCGATTTTTGGGGCGACATTGACATTGCCGGGTATGGCTGGGATCGTCCTCACGGTTGGGGTAGCCGTAGATGCAAATATCATCATTAATGAGCGTATCAGAGAATCTTTGCGCGCAGGAGATGGTATTACAAAAGCCATACATATCGGGTATGTCAATGCTTCAAGGGCGATTTTTGATTCAAATATCACTTCTTTGATCGTATCTGTGCTACTTTATGCGTATGGGACAGGACCTATTAAGGGATTTGCGATTACGACTTGTATAGGGATTTTGGCTTCTATTATTACCGCAATTATTGGCACACATGGATTTTATCAGGCTATTTTGCCTTATATCACTAAGTCAAAACGACTTTATTTTTGGTTTGGTGTGCGCTATGTAAATGATAAAAACGCAAATAACACATAA